CAATTCCAGGTTACAATTCTCATTTTGACACCATTAAATGACGATATTCAACATTATGTTTTTTCAATGCATGTTTATTTTAAGGATTTACGCATTTGTGAAGCAAAATAAAACATTAGCAGCTCTGTCTCAAATATTTTGATGTAATATTTTGATGTAATCGTTAGAGATTTCGTGCTTATTACTTTTGGCTCTTCGTTGTTTTGTGTGGATATTCTCATAAAAACCAACGCGGGCTGGAAGTGAAAATCATATTATCCACAGGGAATGACGAAGAGCCTTACTTTTATTCAACTCATAGGTTTACCCTACCGGATTTCATATTCATTTACCCTGACAATTCTAAATTTACATTTCAACATAATATTTGTTTTGAGATAGTTCACTACCCTGACCTTCAATATTTTCTAATTCTTTTATCTTTTTATTTTTCCAGATCAAGAGAGCAATTATAGAAATCATTAACCCGGAAATTATAAACATTAAGGCAATTCCTCTGCTTTCTCCTACTCCAATAATAGAACCAGCTGTTTCAGACAATAAACCCTCAGGTTCTAAAAGTGGATTGAATATTTTATCTGCTAAAAAACCTGCGACTGCAAAAGCTATGATGGAGCCGAGATAAGTAACCATTGAAATAATCGACCAAACACGTCCCTGCTTGCTGTTGTCGATATTCTTTCTGATTAAAACTTCGATAGAGGTATTAATAAAAGGCAGGGTGGCAAAGAATAGAAATCCTGCTAAAGTGACATAAGCTATATTTGTTGAGAATCCAAGATTGGCAAAAAATATGCCTGAAATGAATAGTGAGATAGATAAAGTTTTTACATATTTGTTTTTGTTGCCAAATACCCCGATAAACAGGCTTCCGATCAGTATACCTGATGCACAGATCGATTGAGTGATTCCTGCTGCTTTTACTGTAGTTAAATTTAGCAGCATCGGAATAATAAGAGATTGAAGCAATCCGACAAAAAAGAGCACGAACATGGTAGTAATAACCAAATTAACCACACCTCTATTTTTCGAAAATTCCTGAATACCTTCTTTAAGGTCAGCCATGTTGTTCTGTTCTGGTTTCGTAATTTGTGTTATGCCTGAGATATTTCTTATCCATATAACAATGGAACTGGCAATTAAAAAAGTGGCAACATCAATTAAAAAAACAAATTTGATATCCATTATTGTGAGTATAATTCCGGCTAAAAAAGGAGAAATTAAATATTGAGCTGAACTTGCTAATTGCACTAATCCACTTGCTTTAGCATATTGATTTTCAGGCAGGAGGTCCGTAATCAGGGCCTTATAGGCTGGGTCCTGAAAAGCTGAAAACGTTGAACTGATTGCAATCCCAAGATAAATTTGCCAGAGTTCAATATTGCCTTTTAGCATCATAATAAATATGAAGAGAAGCCCAAGAGTTGATCCTGAATCCCCTAAAATCATCATTAAACGCCTATCATGGCGATCTGCCAGTATACCTCCATAGGGTTTCAGTAAAAATGGTGGCAAAAAAGCACACATGAGTATAAAGACATAGCTTGAAGCTGTGCCTGTTTGTTGATATACATATATTCCTAAGGAAAAAATAGTAAGGCCACTACCTATTATTGAAATGAATTGTCCAAACCAGATAAAAAGAAATTTGGAATAGAGATTTTGGGAGTTATCTGTCATTCAGTTAACTCCGATGACCCTTTCATTCTCGGTAACTCGTCAACTCCAGTAGTAAGATGTTCTTTTGAAAAAACCATCTCTTTATCTAATATGATAATTATGACAGCAACGACAGTAATAACCACTGTTTCAATGCACTTTGAAAATTGGGTCATTTGCAGAGCTTCCTGCAAGAAATTGATGGAAATATGAATGATAATCGCTGCCAGAACACTTTTTCCGTTTTTTATGTAAATCCAGCTGATAATCACTCCCATAGGGATGATGCTGACAAAAAAATTCACCGCATACAAGATGTTTTCGTGGAAAATCTCGTACTGATACATGTTATTGATAAAGATCAGCGGGAAGTGCCAGAGCGACCAGAGTATACTGAAAACAATCGATGCCGTAAAGAAAGTGTGTCTGCTTTGCAGACTTTCAAAGCCGTATCCTCTCCATCCAAGCTCTTCAAAAATTGAAGCCAGGATAAGAGTAAGAAACGCAGGGACTAACCCTGATGAAAAAGAGTAACTTTCGGCAAATTGAAATTGAGAAGTCGATCCACCAAATGGAAGAGAAAGAAAGATAGATACCAGAACAGTGAGTGGCATTAGTAAAATAAATGCCAATAGCACTTTTGGCCTTATTAACCTGAGATCAATAAATCGGTTGATAAAATCCTTTTTTAAATCCGAATTTTTAGATATAAAAATCATAAATAGTGCAGTAAGAAAAGGCACCATCAGTCCAAGAAATAGTAATAATTCATACAGTCCGCTATCATCATGAAAACTTAAATATGCCGCTGGAAACCAGAGAGCATAGGTTATAATATAAACCATAATATAATAGGTTCCGGGTTTGTACCTGTGGTTAAGAATCATCTTTCCCCACCTTTTAATTACCATGACTGTTTCTGATTTTTATATCTATTGAACCTGATTTTTGCAATTAAAAGCAATAAATTTGTCATTAATTTTCAGTATTATGTAAAGCATGTGACAAATTATAATGTTTATTCTATTTATGACATATATGTTTTTTTATATTAATATGTGATTTTTTTATAAAAAGAGCAAATTTTAATCACAGAGTAACCACTCCAATACATTAGTCGAATTGATTAAATATAATTTTCAGGTTTCGCTAGATTAACATGAGCTTTTAACCACGGATTTCTGGAAATGAGTTAAATACTAATATACAAACCCTTATACCGTTAAAATCAGAGACTGATATTCATGGTTCAGGAAACAAGGATACTCCACACAGCAGACACGCACCTGGGATACCGGCAGTACCACAACGAGGTACGGAGGCAGGACTTTTTTAAAGCTTTTGAGGTAGTCATTCAGGACGCGGTTGACATGCAGGTTGATGCTGTCGTGCATGCTGGAGACCTTTTTGATTCGAGGAACCCGACCCTTGAAGACCTTCTTGAGACTATGAACCTCCTGTTCCGGTTGAAGGCTGCAAATATACCGTTTCTTGCGATTGTCGGGAATCACGAGAGCAAGCAAAATACCCAGTGGCTTGACCTCTTTGAGGAAATGGGACTCGCGGTAAGGCTCGGGAAAACACCCCAACTGGTAGGAAATACAGCAATATACGGGATCGACAGCGTTCCGAAGTCAAAGATTTCTCTTTACGATTATTCAGGGTTTGAAGTTCCGGAATCCCTGCCGGAAAACTGCAGGAACCTTCTTGTAATGCACCAGACCGTGCAGCCTTTCCCGTATGCGGACTGGGACTGTGCTGAGACGCTTGAAAACCTTCCCTTTAAGGTTGATGCAATTCTCCTCGGGGACTACCACAAGTACGAAAAAATAAAGGTCGGGAAGACCGATACCTGGGCTACATACCCGGGCAGTACCGAACGCAATAGTGCATCTGAAAGTGAGCCCCGTTCTTACAATATTATCACTCTTTCCGGGGAAGGGCTGGAAATCAGTAAGCGTAGCATCCCTACCCGAAATTTTCTGTTTATTCCGGCAAAACTTGATGGGGAAGAAAAGCCTTATGAACAGATATTTTCTGCCATTAATGAGCACCTCGAAGAGCTTCCGGACTCGGTTGTGTTCCTGGATATCTCAGGAGACCCAGGTCCAGTCCTTTCCTTCAGTGAGATTGAAGAATACCTGTTGAGCAAAGGAGCGCTGGTGGCAAGGGTCAAAGACCTCAGGATAAAAGAAGCTCTTATCGAAGAGGTTGTGAAAGTCACATTTTCTGACCCTGACCATGCGGTTGCCGAAGAAATACGCAGGCTGAGCTTAAACGACGGTGGGCTGATAGTCGATGAGATTATCCGGAATCCGGGTGTGCCAAGGTCAAGAGTGGACGAAGAGACCGAGAGCCGGCTTTCGGGTTTGATTGAAGCACTGGATTTCAAAGACCCGGATTTCAGGATAGAGATTCCTGTTAGCCCTGTTAGCTCTGCCATGATTGAAGAACCTGAAGAATTCAAACCAGCAGGCGCAGATGGACAGGTTAAAAACTTAGAGTCCGCCGGAGGGGCTGAATTTGCGGCGGAAACTGCCAAAAGATCTAAAATTCTGAGGGCTTTTGCAAGAATTGAAAGCTCTGAATCTCTCAATAATAGTTTTAAAGGCCCTGATGAGGATCCTGAACCTCTTAATAAGGCATGTGAATCTCTTGAGGAAAGTCCTGAACCTCTTCATGCCCCCGTAATATGTGAAAATACTGAATCTGTAGGGGCATCTGTAGAGATTGAAATGCCCAAAAATGCTGCTAATTCTTCGGCTGAAGAATCCTCCCCCTATGAAACTTCTCAGAAAACTTCAGGGGCTTCGATAGAATCTCCTGCAGAAATCCCTGGAGAAGGTGGAGAAAGAGCTGAGCTCGGGATAGATGCCGGAAATAAAACCGAAGCCGAAGAAAAAGAGGCTGGGAAGCTTTCCGAATCTGGGGGAAAAACCAGTTCAGAAAAAGATGGAGAGGGCAAAACCGAAAAACCTGAGGATGAAAAACCAGTTCAGATGTCGGCTAAATCCGGAAAATCGGTAAAACAAAGCCATAGAAAAGGAAAAGAAAAGACTGCTGTGCCCAAACAGTATAACCTTGGTGATTACCTGTGAAGCTGAAAAATCTGTACATAGAAAATATCCGGAGCTACAAAAAGCTGGACTTCACCTTCGAAGACGGAGTGACAGTTATTTCCGGGGTAAACGGGAGCGGGAAATCAAGCCTGCTCGAAGCCTGCTTCATGGGGCTTTTCGGGAGCAAGATCCTTTCAAAGGACTTTGTGCTTGCGGACATAATCTTCAAAGGAGCTGAGAATGCAAAAATCAACCTTGGCTTTGAACATCTCGGGCGGGAATATCTTATTGAGCAGGCTTTCAGGTACTCTTCGAAAACTGAAAATGCTTCAAGCTCAAAGTGCGTGCTCTATGCTGACGGGGAAAATATTGTCGACCAGGCGACCCGCACCTATGAAGAGGTCTGTTCCCTCCTGAATATGGATGAAGAGGCATACAGGAATTGTGCTTACATCCGGCAGGGGGAAATTGACGTGCTTATCAATGCAAAGCCAAAGGACAGGCAGCGCATGATTGACGACCTGCTGCAGCTCGGAAAGCTTGAGGAGTACCGCGAAAGGGCAGGCTATGCGAAAACGGCAGTCAGAAGGCTTGAGAGGGATGCAAAAAACAGCTTTTTGGGTGTGAAAGCCGAAATCGAAGGGCTTGAAAGCACCGAACCCGTTGCAGCTCTCAACAGGCTCAGGCAAAAAGTGAAAGAAACTGACGTTGTCTTAAACGAGCTTAATGACAAAAAAGAATTTGCAGCTGCCCGTAAAGGAGAACTCGATATCAAGATTGCAGACTACAGGGAACGCCTGCAGGAAATTGAGGCTTTGAAACAGGCTATCCGTAAGTCTCAGGAGGATAAGGCTGGCTGTTTTAAGGAAAAGGAAACATTTTCCGGGGAAGTGCGGGAGCAAAGGCGTATTTTGCTCGAACTCGGGGAAGAAAATGCCGGTTTGAGAGAAGAATATGGTTTTGGAGACCTTGAAATTGAATCTCTGCTTCTGGGCAAGGAAAAAGAGGAGTCTTTTGCCAGGGAAAAGGTAAATGCCGTATCAAAAGAACTTGCTCTTCTCCAGAAAGAAGAAGAAACCGGCATACAGGCATTACATGAGCTTGAAAATGAGAAAGCTGAGGCTGAACGCACCTTGATTGAATGCAGGGCGAGTATCGGGGCTGCAAATAAGGAAATTGAAGGGCACAGAATAAATATAAGGAAGTTCGAACAGGAAAACAAAAGGCTTAGAGAAAAAGCAGGCTTTAAAGAAGGCTCCGGGGCTGCTGATGAAATCGTTCAGGTGATTAAGGAGCTTGAAGAAAAAGAAAGCCTTCTCAGGGACCGGAGAAATGAAGTTTCGACAAAGCTTGGGCTTGCCCTCAAGGAAAAAGAGACCGGGGACCTGAATCTTGCCGAGCTTGAAAAGGAACTGCAAAACTCCAGGGCTGCGCTTGGGAAAGGAAATGCGGAAATCGAGGCTCTTGAAAAGGAACTCAGGGACAACTCAAAAGCAGTACTGGAAGTCCAGGAGCAGAAGTCCGAAGTTTTTGAGGGGTTCAAAGAACTAGGTTTTGCCGAGGACCAGCTAGAAAACCTGGAGGATTTCAGCGAGCTTTTGCTGGAAAACAAAAACAGGTTGCATGGGCGGGAAAAAGAGCTTGAGGCTACTCTAAGGGAACTTGAAAAGAGCCTCCGTAAAAACCGGGAACTGCTTGCCGAGGGGAAGTGCCCTACCTGCGGGCAGGAACTCAAAGGGTCAGAAATTGCATGCACAGCCGAAGAATGCGAGCTGAAAAAAGAGACTTTTGCCTCGGAACTTGCGGACATAAAACTCCAGAATGTGGAACTTGAGAAAAAACTCACCCGGCTCAAGGACGCAAAGAAGCTAGTAAAACGAATCTCGGATTATGATATTGAGATTGAAAAACTCCTGGCGAAAGCAAAAGCCTCCGAGAAACTGATAGAGACACACAGGGCTCGGACAGAGGAAGATTCCCTCAAGCTCGAGAGCCTTGCTAAGCGAAAACAGGAACTTGAAGCCATAATGAGCCAGCTCCTTCCTGAAATTAAAGCTCTGAAGGATCAGGAAGAGAAAGCTCAAAAAGCACACATTGAAGGTGAAATTGCTCTTCGCGAGGCAAAAGCTTTTGAAAGAAAGCTTGCCGAAAACGCCTCTGAAATTGAAGCCCTTAACGGAAAAATCCGTACATCTCTTGCCCTGATTGAAAATTACGGGCAGAGGCTTGGAGAGCTCAGTGAAAAATTGAAGGCATTTGCAGGAAAGGAAGCTATCTCAAAAGAAAAACTCAAAGCTCTTGAACTTGCCCTTGAAGCTATGCGGAAAAAGGAAGACGAAGCAAAACGAGCCCATGCAGAATGTGAAAAGCTTCTCGGGCAGGCAAAAAAGCTCCAGGCCAACCTGCTCCGCATGGAAAATCTCAAACATAAAATCTCCGAGCTTGAGACTGCCATAAGGAACCTGGCAGAAAAGGTGGGGTTCTTTGACCGTGAGATCCTTGAACGCAGTGAGAGGATAAGGCAGCTGAAAGAAAAACTGGAAGGAAACAGGCTTGAAGAACTCCAGGAGAAGCGCGCTCAGTTTGAACAGGCGCAGGTAAATATTATAGAAAAAATCCGGGAAGTAACTGCCGAGAAAGATGTCCTTCTTAAAGAAATCGGCATGACTGAAAACAGCTTAAAACGCCTCAGGGAACTCAAAGAAGAACTGAAGGCTCTTGAAAACAGGCGGCTGTACCTTGAAGCCGTATACAGCAATGCCGAAGAGCTTGAAAACACCTATCTGCGCGTCCGGGCCGATATGCGGGCAAGGAACATAGGTGCCCTTTCCGTCCTCTTAAATGAGATGTTTAGTTTCATGTACACAAACAATGCTTACTCCCATATTGAGCTCGACCCCGAGTACAATCTGACCGTCTACAGAAAAGACGGCACTCCTCTCGAGCCCAAACTCCTCAGTGGAGGCGAGCGTGCAATCTTCAACCTTGTCCTGCGCTGTGCCATTTACAGGCTCCTTGCTCTTGGTTTTGCCGGAGACCAGGCAGAAGGGCTTCCCCCTATGATCCTTGATGAACCCACTGTTTTTCTTGATCGCGGGCACATCCAGCAGCTTTTGAAACTCATAGACATGATGCGCAGCATCGGAGTCGGCCAGATCATAGTGGTCTCCCACGACGATTCCTTGATCGATTCGGCAGACCACGTCTTCCAAGTAGAAAAAGATCCCCTTACCAACATGTCCTCAATTACCAGGCTTTGAAAGGTCCTTCATTACCAGTATACAAGGTAGTTGAACAGTTCGTCAGTCTGCTCTTTGTATTCCTCAAAAAAGCTGTGGTCCTTTACAAGGTAACCTTCGCCTTCGGATGGTAGGTCTTCTAGATAACCATACCAGTAGACAACCATGCCTTCTCCGAAAATATTGGCATATTCCCCGAACTGTTTCTTTGCGTAATGTTTATGCTCTAATTCATCCCCAAAGAGGGCTTTGCTTTCAATCCACCTGACCATATGGTCCTCTATGCAGATAGGGTCCGAAAGGACAAAATCAGGGGTCTTGCCGTCTCCATGAGCTCTGATTTCAGCTTCGGTGCAGTAAGAAATATTTCTGTCGTCAAGCCATCTTTGGATTATTCCCTCTCCCATTTCACCTTTTTTGCACTGCATCTCATGGGCGCGGGGAGAAAAGAAATAGTCTGCATCAAGGGCTTTCCCAATCTCTTTTCTCAAGCGGCGGTTTTCAATACAGTCGAGATGCTTGAAGAGCCAGTTTATGCTTTTTCGGGACAGGTCACAGTTCTTGAGAATCAGGGAAGCCATGAGGGTCGGAGGAAAATACGTATACTCTGCGAGTTCAAGAATAGACCTCCCCTTCTTCCACCTCGAAAAGAGTTCCTTTTCTCTGGAATAGATTCTCCTGTGCTTGAACCTTGTCATTTTCACTATTTTCTGATTAAGAATGGTAGCAAGCATGCCTGCAGGTCTGGAATATTCCTCTGAAAGGCGAAAAACGTCTCCAAAGTTATTCAGTGAACTGTATATCTTCTGGTATGTCTGGCGGTCCATCCTCAATCATCATATTCCTGTTTTTGTTTTTAACATAGAAAATAAAATCGAATAACATGACTTGCTTTTAGCATAGAAATTAAAATCAAATAACATAAACGAAAAATTTCAGAAGGGATTAAACCCGGAATCAAGCCGCAATTCCGGGAGGATATCCATCAGACAGGTTCTGCAGACCTGCTTGGAAATGTTTAGCTGGAGTTACCCTATAATTCTACTCTTATAAGTTAATTTTGAGTTAGTCAATGTTATCTCTTTCCTCAACAGAGGTGTTTTTAACTCCAGAACTCATCTTCGCAATTATTGGGAAGATCTATTTCCATCACTTCATCAAGTTTTTTGCGTTTATTCCTTTTTTCAGTTTCTTTTCCTGGTTTTTCTTCCCTGCTGGAAGGATATATATTTTTCTTTTCTGCTTCATCACAGGCTACAAAGATTGTTGTATGTCTATCTCTGGAGATTACTTCCTCCTGGGTTTTTGGTTTTTCCGGAGCCTTTGGACGTGCCTTTGCATATATAATCGGGTTTTCTTTTACTTTTTCTACAGAATCTTTTTTCAGCCTGGACTCCAGTCTAAGGGAAGCTTTTTCAGCCTCGTTGGAAGCCCGTCTTCTTTGCAGCCTTTTCTCGGGATCTTTGTCAAGACTTTCTTCATAACTTTCTTCATAACTTTCTTCATAACTTTCTTCATAACTTTCTTCATGACATTTTTCCATTTTTGCAGTCACGGGTGCTTCGCGGCATCCAAAGAAATATTTCTGGGTGTTTTTTTCCGAATTCTGAGAAGGTTTTTCTTCCCTTCTCTCAACAGGTCTTTCAGGAGGGATTTCTACTGACCTGGTAGGAGCCCAATCTCCTTTTTTCGAGGAGTTTTTCATTCTGGACAGGGGCTGTCTCCCTAACTTACGGAATGTGTCTTCAGCATAGGTATCTTTCTTACGGTCATCCATGCCGGACCTGACTTTACTTGTTGCATTGTAGCCTATAAGGCAGGTTGGTTCTCTTGTTCTCCATTCCAGGCAATATAGATGGCATTCCAGCCCTTTACATGTCTGGGTTTCATCAAGCGGACAAACTTCTGGAAGGGTCATAATACTAAGAATGCGCAGAACATAAAAAATAGTTAACGGTTATAAAATTAGAGTAAATGATTAAAACTCTGAAATGGCTCAAGGTTCGTACTTCATAATCTGTTACTTTTACTACGCTTGATGAAAACCTATATTCTACAAAGCAGGTCGATTTTTATAACTGAATATACAGCTCTTCTGATGTTTGTTTGGCTACGCGTTCGTCGTCGCGGAAGAAGTAGCTGGTGGATGTGCCGTTGTCTATTTCGTAGAACTTGTTTATGTAATAAGTGAATTCCTCGTCGGAGTTCTGTTTCTTGATTCTCTGGCTGTTTGCATCGTACCAGTATTTTTTCCACGAGGGAATTGTTAATGGAGTAACGAACTGGGGTTATTCGGAACTATTGAACATATTAAACTGGGATACCTGTAATGTATATTGTAATTCTCGTTTTTTTAATAGTTTGTAATTCTCGTTTTTTTAATAGTTTGCGTTTTACATTTATTCAATAGAATAAAAAGAAAGTAATATTATTATCAGCAGGTATGTCCAGGGTATCGTGAATGAGGGATGCAAAGGTACAACAATATATACTTTCTATTATATGGCGCTCAAATGACGCAGTTTGGAATCAATAACCTGGATAGGGGACTGAAACCAATAATAATATTTTTATTGATACTGTTATCCATAGTTCAATTGCTCAAACGGGCACGGGATATAAAGGTCTTCAAAAGGTCTTTGAATCAAAATTAAATCCCTGAAAGGGTTTCTGCAATAAGAGGGGCAACACTCAGCCTGCTTTCAGCCTTTTCGAGGGTATCGGTTGCGATAATATCTTTTACTCCTGCATTGAACAGTCTTAGAGTTGCATTTCTTGTAAGGACAGGGTGCACACAGGCAAGGTGGACATCAACTGCTCCCTGGGCTTTGAGCATCCGGATTGACTCAGCCATTGTTCCCCCAGTTGCAATCATGTCGTCTACAAGGACAACGTGCCTCCCGGTTACATCAAGGGTTTTTGTCTTGATCACAACGGTATCCCCGCTGAGCCTTGTTTTCTGAAGGTGGTCATGATCAAAATCATGCCCTGAAGACACATTCTTCACAAGCCCCTGAGCTCCCTCGTCTGGGGCAATCAACATGGGATTTTCGAGGCCAGAGCCTGCGATGTATGTGCCCAGGAGGTTTGCCGCATCAAGATTTCTGGCGGGGCAGGGGAAGTATTCAAGTACACTTTTTTCATGAATGTTTACTGTAAAAACCCGGTCAGTGTTAATGCAGCGGGCAATAGCGCGGGAACTTATGGGTTCACCTGGTTTGAATTTCTTGTCCTGCCTGGCATAACCCATGTAGGGGATCACAACATTGATTTCAGCTGCCCCTTCACAGGCATCAATAAGCTGAAGTAGAGCTACAAGATCGGAATCCGTGGGCGTGCTCTGGATAAGGGTCACTTTTTCGTTTTCGATTTCGTCTGCGATTCTAAGGTAATGTTCCCCGTCAGGGAAACAATTAAACTCGCAGAGTACAGGCTCTGTCTCTAGAGCCCTTGCCGTGCGGCTGGCAAGTAACTGTGATGCTGGTCCACCTATGATCTTCAAGATACATACCTCAGTTTGCCGTCTTGATATATCCCATCCTTTAAAAAGCTTATTTTAAATTGCCCCTTCTTTTTCCGGTGTTTACATCTTCGAACCTTTACCCTTTGAGCTTTTCAAGCACCCTGATATTTCGTATCAATGTATGTGGGTAATTTCCGCTCTCATCCTTTTCGGCAGATTTCACCATATCCCAGATAGTAAGCAGCGCAACCGAAACTCCTGTCAGGGCTTCCATTTCAACCCCCGTTTTTCCGACAGTCCGAACCTCCACAATTGCAGAAACCGCATCTTCCCCTACCTCAAAATCCACATCTATCCCT
The Methanosarcina sp. WWM596 DNA segment above includes these coding regions:
- a CDS encoding MFS transporter, with the translated sequence MTDNSQNLYSKFLFIWFGQFISIIGSGLTIFSLGIYVYQQTGTASSYVFILMCAFLPPFLLKPYGGILADRHDRRLMMILGDSGSTLGLLFIFIMMLKGNIELWQIYLGIAISSTFSAFQDPAYKALITDLLPENQYAKASGLVQLASSAQYLISPFLAGIILTIMDIKFVFLIDVATFLIASSIVIWIRNISGITQITKPEQNNMADLKEGIQEFSKNRGVVNLVITTMFVLFFVGLLQSLIIPMLLNLTTVKAAGITQSICASGILIGSLFIGVFGNKNKYVKTLSISLFISGIFFANLGFSTNIAYVTLAGFLFFATLPFINTSIEVLIRKNIDNSKQGRVWSIISMVTYLGSIIAFAVAGFLADKIFNPLLEPEGLLSETAGSIIGVGESRGIALMFIISGLMISIIALLIWKNKKIKELENIEGQGSELSQNKYYVEM
- the mmrce1 gene encoding MmRce1 family CPBP family CAAX prenyl protease, with translation MILNHRYKPGTYYIMVYIITYALWFPAAYLSFHDDSGLYELLLFLGLMVPFLTALFMIFISKNSDLKKDFINRFIDLRLIRPKVLLAFILLMPLTVLVSIFLSLPFGGSTSQFQFAESYSFSSGLVPAFLTLILASIFEELGWRGYGFESLQSRHTFFTASIVFSILWSLWHFPLIFINNMYQYEIFHENILYAVNFFVSIIPMGVIISWIYIKNGKSVLAAIIIHISINFLQEALQMTQFSKCIETVVITVVAVIIIILDKEMVFSKEHLTTGVDELPRMKGSSELTE
- a CDS encoding exonuclease SbcCD subunit D → MVQETRILHTADTHLGYRQYHNEVRRQDFFKAFEVVIQDAVDMQVDAVVHAGDLFDSRNPTLEDLLETMNLLFRLKAANIPFLAIVGNHESKQNTQWLDLFEEMGLAVRLGKTPQLVGNTAIYGIDSVPKSKISLYDYSGFEVPESLPENCRNLLVMHQTVQPFPYADWDCAETLENLPFKVDAILLGDYHKYEKIKVGKTDTWATYPGSTERNSASESEPRSYNIITLSGEGLEISKRSIPTRNFLFIPAKLDGEEKPYEQIFSAINEHLEELPDSVVFLDISGDPGPVLSFSEIEEYLLSKGALVARVKDLRIKEALIEEVVKVTFSDPDHAVAEEIRRLSLNDGGLIVDEIIRNPGVPRSRVDEETESRLSGLIEALDFKDPDFRIEIPVSPVSSAMIEEPEEFKPAGADGQVKNLESAGGAEFAAETAKRSKILRAFARIESSESLNNSFKGPDEDPEPLNKACESLEESPEPLHAPVICENTESVGASVEIEMPKNAANSSAEESSPYETSQKTSGASIESPAEIPGEGGERAELGIDAGNKTEAEEKEAGKLSESGGKTSSEKDGEGKTEKPEDEKPVQMSAKSGKSVKQSHRKGKEKTAVPKQYNLGDYL
- a CDS encoding DNA double-strand break repair ATPase Rad50, which translates into the protein MKLKNLYIENIRSYKKLDFTFEDGVTVISGVNGSGKSSLLEACFMGLFGSKILSKDFVLADIIFKGAENAKINLGFEHLGREYLIEQAFRYSSKTENASSSKCVLYADGENIVDQATRTYEEVCSLLNMDEEAYRNCAYIRQGEIDVLINAKPKDRQRMIDDLLQLGKLEEYRERAGYAKTAVRRLERDAKNSFLGVKAEIEGLESTEPVAALNRLRQKVKETDVVLNELNDKKEFAAARKGELDIKIADYRERLQEIEALKQAIRKSQEDKAGCFKEKETFSGEVREQRRILLELGEENAGLREEYGFGDLEIESLLLGKEKEESFAREKVNAVSKELALLQKEEETGIQALHELENEKAEAERTLIECRASIGAANKEIEGHRINIRKFEQENKRLREKAGFKEGSGAADEIVQVIKELEEKESLLRDRRNEVSTKLGLALKEKETGDLNLAELEKELQNSRAALGKGNAEIEALEKELRDNSKAVLEVQEQKSEVFEGFKELGFAEDQLENLEDFSELLLENKNRLHGREKELEATLRELEKSLRKNRELLAEGKCPTCGQELKGSEIACTAEECELKKETFASELADIKLQNVELEKKLTRLKDAKKLVKRISDYDIEIEKLLAKAKASEKLIETHRARTEEDSLKLESLAKRKQELEAIMSQLLPEIKALKDQEEKAQKAHIEGEIALREAKAFERKLAENASEIEALNGKIRTSLALIENYGQRLGELSEKLKAFAGKEAISKEKLKALELALEAMRKKEDEAKRAHAECEKLLGQAKKLQANLLRMENLKHKISELETAIRNLAEKVGFFDREILERSERIRQLKEKLEGNRLEELQEKRAQFEQAQVNIIEKIREVTAEKDVLLKEIGMTENSLKRLRELKEELKALENRRLYLEAVYSNAEELENTYLRVRADMRARNIGALSVLLNEMFSFMYTNNAYSHIELDPEYNLTVYRKDGTPLEPKLLSGGERAIFNLVLRCAIYRLLALGFAGDQAEGLPPMILDEPTVFLDRGHIQQLLKLIDMMRSIGVGQIIVVSHDDSLIDSADHVFQVEKDPLTNMSSITRL
- a CDS encoding C15orf41 family protein codes for the protein MDRQTYQKIYSSLNNFGDVFRLSEEYSRPAGMLATILNQKIVKMTRFKHRRIYSREKELFSRWKKGRSILELAEYTYFPPTLMASLILKNCDLSRKSINWLFKHLDCIENRRLRKEIGKALDADYFFSPRAHEMQCKKGEMGEGIIQRWLDDRNISYCTEAEIRAHGDGKTPDFVLSDPICIEDHMVRWIESKALFGDELEHKHYAKKQFGEYANIFGEGMVVYWYGYLEDLPSEGEGYLVKDHSFFEEYKEQTDELFNYLVYW
- a CDS encoding ribose-phosphate diphosphokinase encodes the protein MKIIGGPASQLLASRTARALETEPVLCEFNCFPDGEHYLRIADEIENEKVTLIQSTPTDSDLVALLQLIDACEGAAEINVVIPYMGYARQDKKFKPGEPISSRAIARCINTDRVFTVNIHEKSVLEYFPCPARNLDAANLLGTYIAGSGLENPMLIAPDEGAQGLVKNVSSGHDFDHDHLQKTRLSGDTVVIKTKTLDVTGRHVVLVDDMIATGGTMAESIRMLKAQGAVDVHLACVHPVLTRNATLRLFNAGVKDIIATDTLEKAESRLSVAPLIAETLSGI